The following coding sequences are from one Gadus macrocephalus chromosome 3, ASM3116895v1 window:
- the clta gene encoding clathrin light chain A isoform X1: MDDFDMLSAPAAGNGSGSGSEEDPAAAFLAQQESDIAGIENDEGFSILDGGEVPSSLSEVTDGAVNGELHAESNGPSDSYAAISSADRLQAEPESLRKWREEQSDRLEVLDDNSREQESAWKDKAKQELEEWHNRQNEALEKTKVNNRVLDEDFYKQPFSDLIGYVTHINHPCYRLEQAAEEAMITDLDENNPGTEWERVARLCDFNPKSSKQAKDVSRMRSVLISLKQAPLVR, encoded by the exons ATGGACGACTTCGACATGCTGAGCGCACCGGCCGCCGGTAACGGCAGCGGCTCCGGGTCTGAGGAGGACCCCGCCGCCGCTTTCCTGGCCCAGCAGGAGAGTGACATAGCGGGCATCGAGAACGACGAGGGCTTCAGCATCCTGGACGGCGGAGAGGTGCCCTCGTCCCTTTCAGAAGTCACCG ATGGTGCGGTCAACGGGGAACTCCACGCG GAGAGCAACGGCCCGTCTGACTCCTACGCAGCCATCTCCAGCGCAGACCGCCTGCAGGCGGAGCCAGAGAGCCTCCGCaagtggagagaggagcagagcgaCCGGCTGGAGGTCCTAG atgatAACTCGCGTGAGCAGGAGTCTGCATGGAAGGACAAGGCTaagcaggagctggaggagtggCACAACCGGCAGAACGAAGCCCTGGAGAAGACCAAGGTCAACAACAG AGTTCTGGACGAGGACTTCTACAAGCAGCCCTTCTCTGACCTCATTGGTTATGT CACACACATTAACCATCCCTGCTACCGCCTAGAACA GGCCGCTGAGGAGGCCATGATCACGGACCTGGACGAGAACAACCCCGGCACGGAGTGGGAGCGCGTGGCCAGGCTCTGCGACTTCAACCCCAAGTCCAGCAAGCAGGCCAAGGACGTGTCCCGCATGCGCTCGGTCCTCATCTCCCTCAAGCAGGCCCCGCTGGTCCGCTAG
- the slc24a2 gene encoding sodium/potassium/calcium exchanger 2-like produces the protein MDLKFLDRSHRGDGVDADPARAPLLGASRARPPRPHVRRKLRPGRLAGFVVSLVAVCAVFSWSALALTAPSPPEAGPAPGEGPAGDPVPRRTLLQHGNLSAGPARPPVAMASSMEEEASHGDYPTDYFSLEERRQGYVSLHMFGMLYMFIALAIVCDEFFVPALTVITEKLAISDDVAGATFMAAGGSAPELFTSVIGVFVSHSNVGIGTIVGSAVFNILFVIGMCALFSKEVLNLTWWPLFRDVSFYIVGLLMLIYFFLDNEISVGESIGLLSCYICYVTFMKFNSSVEQFIKGKLGSNQVEEVEAPKVNRAMSDESKLMAKPRLQREGSCASLHNTLMRNSIFQLMIHTLDPLSGDGQFKEKASILNKMAKQPCKEDTANGGVSAARPLVDDKNIPNSSNVAVEVTPPNGSTGEEGGDEEDEDEDEDQPLSLAWPETNRKRITYLVILPIVLPLWLTLPDVRRETSARFFPVTFVGAICWIAAFSYLMVWWAHQVGETFFITEEIMGLTILAAGTSIPDLITSVIVARKGLGDMAVSSSVGSNIFDITVGLPFPWLIYNILNDFKTVQVSSNGLFCAIVLLFIMLLFVIISIASCNWRMSKLLGLFMFLLYFVFLVVSVMLEDKIIVCPVTV, from the exons ATGGACCTCAAGTTCCTGGACAGAAGTCACCGTGGAGACGGCGTGGATGCCGACCCAGCCCGCGCCCCTCTCCTGGGCGCCAGCCGCGCCCGCCCGCCCCGCCCTCATGTCCGCAGGAAGCTGCGTCCCGGACGTCTGGCGGGCTTCGTGGTCAGCCTGGTGGCGGTGTGCGCCGTCTTCTCTTGGAGTGCCTTGGCGTTGACCGCGCCGTCGCCTCCGGAGGCGGGGCCGGCGCCGGGCGAGGGCCCGGCGGGCGACCCGGTGCCCCGACGGACTCTCCTCCAGCACGGGAACCTCTCggccggcccggcccggccgcCCGTGGCCATGGCCTCCtccatggaggaggaggcgagccACGGGGACTACCCCACGGACTACTTCAGCCTGGAGGAGCGGCGGCAGGGGTACGTGTCGCTGCACATGTTCGGCATGCTCTACATGTTCATCGCCCTGGCCATCGTCTGCGACGAGTTCTTCGTGCCGGCGCTCACGGTCATCACGGAGAAGCTGGCCATCTCCGACGACGTCGCCGGCGCCACCTTCATGGCGGCCGGCGGCTCGGCCCCGGAGCTCTTCACCTCCGTCATCGGGGTCTTCGTCTCCCACAGCAACGTGGGCATCGGCACCATCGTGGGCTCGGCCGTGTTCAACATCCTGTTTGTGATCGGGATGTGCGCCCTGTTCTCCAAGGAGGTGCTGAACCTGACGTGGTGGCCCCTCTTCCGGGACGTGTCCTTTTACATCGTCGGCTTGCTCATGCTCATCTATTTCTTCCTGGATAACGAGATCTCGGTGGGCGAGAGCATCGGCCTGCTCTCCTGCTACATCTGCTACGTGACCTTCATGAAGTTCAACTCCAGCGTGGAGCAGTTTATCAAGGGCAAGCTGGGCAGCaaccaggtggaggaggtggaggcgccCAAG gtaAATAGAGCAATGAGT GACGAGAGCAAACTCATG gctAAGCCCAGGCTGCAGCGCGAGGGCAGCTGTGCGTCGCTGCACAACACTCTGATGAGGAACAGCATCTTCCAGCTCATGATCCACACTCTAGACCCCCTCAGCGGAgacg GACAATTCAAAGAGAAGGCGTCTATCCTCAACAAGATGGCGAAGCAGCCTTGTAAAGAAGACACAGCCAACGGTGGGG tCTCGGCTGCTCGCCCCCTGGTGGATGATAAGAACATCCCCAACAGCTCCAACGTGGCGGTGGAGGTCACGCCGCCCAACGGCAGCACCGGAGaggag ggaggtgatgaggaggacgaggacgaggacgaggaccaGCCTCTCAGCCTGGCGTGGCCGGAGACCAACAGGAAGCGCATCACCTACCTGGTGATCCTCCCCATCGTGCTGCCGCTGTGGCTCACCCTGCCCGACGTCCGGAgagag ACGTCAGCCCGGTTCTTCCCGGTCACCTTCGTCGGAGCGATCTGCTGGATCGCCGCCTTCTCCTACCTGATGGTCTGGTGGGCTCACCAG GTGGGCGAGACGTTCTTCATCACGGAGGAGATCATGGGTCTCACCATCCTAGCGGCTGGCACCTCCATCCCGGACCTCATCACCAGCGTCATCGTAGCCCGCAAGGGTCTGGGGGACATGGCCGTGTCCAGCTCTGTTGGGTCCAACATCTTCGACATCACtgtggg ACTTCCGTTCCCCTGGCTGATCTACAACATCCTGAACGACTTCAAGACGGTGCAGGTGAGCTCCAACGGCCTGTTCTGTGCCATCGTGCTGCTCTTCATCATGCTCCTCTTCGTCATCATCTCCATCGCCTCCTGCAATTGGCGCATGAGCAAGCTGCTGGGCTTATTCATGTTCCTGCTGTACTTCGTCTTCCTCGTGGTCAGTGTCATGCTGGAGGACAAGATCATCGTTTGCCCCGTCAccgtctga
- the clta gene encoding clathrin light chain A isoform X2, translated as MDDFDMLSAPAAGNGSGSGSEEDPAAAFLAQQESDIAGIENDEGFSILDGGEVPSSLSEVTDGAVNGELHAESNGPSDSYAAISSADRLQAEPESLRKWREEQSDRLEVLDDNSREQESAWKDKAKQELEEWHNRQNEALEKTKVNNRAAEEAMITDLDENNPGTEWERVARLCDFNPKSSKQAKDVSRMRSVLISLKQAPLVR; from the exons ATGGACGACTTCGACATGCTGAGCGCACCGGCCGCCGGTAACGGCAGCGGCTCCGGGTCTGAGGAGGACCCCGCCGCCGCTTTCCTGGCCCAGCAGGAGAGTGACATAGCGGGCATCGAGAACGACGAGGGCTTCAGCATCCTGGACGGCGGAGAGGTGCCCTCGTCCCTTTCAGAAGTCACCG ATGGTGCGGTCAACGGGGAACTCCACGCG GAGAGCAACGGCCCGTCTGACTCCTACGCAGCCATCTCCAGCGCAGACCGCCTGCAGGCGGAGCCAGAGAGCCTCCGCaagtggagagaggagcagagcgaCCGGCTGGAGGTCCTAG atgatAACTCGCGTGAGCAGGAGTCTGCATGGAAGGACAAGGCTaagcaggagctggaggagtggCACAACCGGCAGAACGAAGCCCTGGAGAAGACCAAGGTCAACAACAG GGCCGCTGAGGAGGCCATGATCACGGACCTGGACGAGAACAACCCCGGCACGGAGTGGGAGCGCGTGGCCAGGCTCTGCGACTTCAACCCCAAGTCCAGCAAGCAGGCCAAGGACGTGTCCCGCATGCGCTCGGTCCTCATCTCCCTCAAGCAGGCCCCGCTGGTCCGCTAG
- the nansa gene encoding N-acetylneuraminic acid synthase a, which produces MPLKFELCPGRMIGGSHPCFIIAEIGQNHQGDIEIAKKMIKMAKDCGADCAKFQKSELEHKFNKLALERPYNSKQSWGKTYGDHKRHLEFSHEQYRELQKYAEEVGIFFTASGMDEMAVEFLQELNVPFFKVGSGDTNNFPYLAKTAKKGRPMVVSSGMQSMETMRRVYKTVKEHNPNFCILQCTSAYPLDPENVNLRVISEYQKEFPDIPIGYSGHESGVSITLAAVALGAKVVERHVTLDKTWKGSDHEASLEPAELAELVRSIRLVEKSLGTGVKMMLPCEKACHDKLGKSVVARVHVPSGTVLTLDMLVVKVAEPRGVPPEDIFQLVGKAVLEELEADQSVTPDLVDGYGKRAKC; this is translated from the exons ATGCCTCTTAAGTTTGAACTGTGTCCCGGGAGAATGATCGGGGGCTCCCACCCCTGTTTCATCATCGCAGAGATTGGACAAAACCACCAAGGAGACATCGAAATTGCCAAGAAAATGATTAAGATGGCAAAG GACTGCGGGGCCGACTGTGCCAAGTTCCAGAAGAGTGAACTGGAGCACAAGTTCAACAAGCTAGCTTTGGAGCGACCCTACAACTCCAAACAATCCTGGGGTAAAACCTACGGAGACCACAAGCGCCACCTGGAGTTCAGCCATGAGCAGTACAGGGAGCTGCAGAAGTACGCCGAGGAGGTCGGCATCTTCTTCACGGCGTCGGGAATGGACGAG ATGGCGGTGGAGTTCCTCCAAGAGCTGAACGTGCCGTTCTTCAAGGTCGGCTCCGGAGACACCAACAACTTCCCCTACCTAGCCAAAACCGCCAAGAAAG GGCGGCCCATGGTGGTGTCCAGTGGGATGCAGTCTATGGAGACCATGCGGCGCGTCTACAAGACGGTCAAAGAGCACAACCCCAACTTCTGCATCCTGCAGTGCACCAGCGCCTACCCCCTGGACCCCGAGAACGTCAACCTCCGAGTCATCTCC GAATACCAGAAGGAGTTCCCGGACATTCCCATCGGATATTCGGGCCATGAGTCTGGGGTCAGCATCACGTTGGCGGCGGTGGCGTTGGGCGCCAAGGTGGTGGAGCGTCACGTGACCTTGGACAAGACGTGGAAGGGCAGCGACCACGAGGCGTCGCTGGAGCCTGCCGAGCTGGCCGAGCTGGTGCGCTCCATCCGCCTGGTGGAGAAGTCCCTTGGCACCGGGGTCAAGATGATGCTGCCCTGCGAAAAGGCCTGCCACGACAAG CTGGGGAAGTCGGTGGTGGCGCGGGTCCACGTGCCCAGCGGCACGGTGCTCACTCTGGACAtgctggtggtgaaggtggCCGAGCCCCGCGGCGTTCCCCCAGAGGACATCTTCCAGCTGGTGGGCAAGGctgtgctggaggagctggaggcggacCAGAGCGTCACCCCCGACCTGGTGGACGGCTACGGCAAGCGGGCCAAGTGCTGA
- the xpa gene encoding DNA repair protein complementing XP-A cells — protein MEPAECQIAAPATDSEASKTSQQTDRVELSPAMRAKIERNRQRALMLRQARLASRSLAAIEGSTSAKVAKTIDSGAGFFIEEEDEEDMQRVKPVVHQPAPVIETDYLVCDECGKPFMDSYLSNSFDLSVCDKCRDNDGKHQLVSRSDAKKNFLLKDCDLDLREPPLRCILRKNPHNPRWGDMKLYLRTQVESRCKEVFGSEEAMEEAKETRQENKEVQAQKRFNKKVKELRRAVRSSVWTKDSQAHQHQYGPEEVLDAEEDLYQKTCSTCGHTLSYEKM, from the exons ATGGAACCAGCAGAGTGTCAGATCGCTGCTCCTGCCACCGACTCTGAAGCATCCAAGACAAGTCAGCAAACCGACCGAGTAGAGCTTTCACCGGCGATGCGAGCTAAGATAGAGCGGAACCGACAGCGGGCGTTGATGCTTCGACAAGCCCGACTAGCGAGCCGATCTCTAGCGGCGATCGAAGGCTCAACTTCGGCCAAAGTCGCCAAGACCATCGATTCAGGTGCCGGATTCTTCattgaggaagaggacgaggaagacATGCAGAGGGTCAAACCTGTGGTGCATCAACCAG CCCCGGTGATAGAGACCGACTACCTGGTGTGTGATGAGTGTGGTAAACCCTTCATGGATTCCTACCTCAGCAACAGCTTCGACCTTTCAGTGTGCGACAAGTGCAG gGATAACGATGGGAAGCACCAGCTGGTGAGCCGGTCGGACGCCAAGAAGAACTTCCTGCTGAAGGACTGCGACCTGGACCTGAGAGAACCCCCACTCCGCTGCATCCTCCGCAAGAACCCCCACAACCCCCGCTGGGGCGACATGAAGCTCTACCTCAGGACCCAG GTGGAGAGCAGGTGCAAGGAGGTGTTTGGCTCAGAGGAGGCGATGGAGGAAGCCAAGGAGACGCGGCAGGAGAACAAAGAGGTGCAAGCGCAGAAACGCTTCAAcaaaaaggtcaaag agttgcGACGGGCCGTGCGTAGCAGTGTGTGGACCAAAGACTCCCAGGCACATCAGCACCAGTACGGACCAGAGGAGGTCCTGGATGCAGAAGAGGACCTCTACCAGAAGACCTGCTCCACCTGCGGACACACCCTCAGCTATGAGAAGAtgtag